In a genomic window of Halalkalicoccus sp. CG83:
- a CDS encoding CDC48 family AAA ATPase has translation MNEVQLEVAKAYPNDSGRGIARLDPDTLLHLKLSPGDIIEIEGGDTTAAKVWRADRQDWNTDTVRVDGFTRQNADVGIGERVTIRKADATKAEKLVLAPPEEASVQFGSDAAGMVKRQILKRPVVERDIVPVMSSTNHPFMRSPGQAIPLIAVETEPDGVCLITEDTEVELREEPISGYEKTGSGITYEDIGGLQSEIQRVREMVELPMKHPQIFKKLGIEPPQGVLLHGPPGTGKTLLAKAVANETSASFFSIAGPEIISKYYGESEQQLREIFEDASEESPSIIFIDELDSIAPKREDVTGEVERRVVAQLLTMMDGLESRGQVIVIAATNRVDSVDPALRRPGRFDREISIDVPDETGREEILQIHTRGMPLSDDVSLPELADDTHGFVGADIESLTKEAAMKALRRYLPEIDLDKEDIPPELIERMIVRRDDFRGALNEVEPSAMREVLVELPKISWNDIGGLEDATEDIKESVEWPLTNPGRFERMGIDPPAGVLLYGPPGTGKTLMAKAVANETNANFISIRGPQLLSKWVGESEKAIRQTFRKARQVSPTVIFFDELDSLAPSRGGEVGSNVSERVVNQLLTELDGLEEMQNVMVIAATNRPDMIDPALIRSGRFDRLVMVGQPDEEGRREILQIHTRDIPLAADVSLRELAEITDGYVGSDLQSIAREAAMAALREDTDAEVVEMRHFRQAMDSVRPTITEDILDYYEQIKDEFTGGTAEPGRGRPESRIGFQ, from the coding sequence ATGAACGAAGTACAACTCGAGGTGGCGAAAGCCTACCCGAACGACTCGGGACGAGGAATCGCCCGCCTCGACCCCGATACGTTGTTACACCTGAAGCTGAGTCCCGGCGACATCATCGAGATCGAGGGCGGCGACACTACCGCCGCGAAGGTCTGGCGTGCTGACCGCCAGGACTGGAACACCGATACCGTCCGCGTCGACGGGTTCACCCGTCAGAACGCCGACGTCGGCATCGGCGAGCGCGTCACGATCCGCAAGGCCGACGCCACGAAGGCCGAGAAGCTCGTGCTCGCCCCGCCGGAGGAGGCGTCGGTGCAGTTCGGCTCCGACGCCGCGGGCATGGTGAAACGCCAGATCCTCAAACGGCCCGTGGTCGAGCGCGACATCGTTCCCGTGATGAGCTCGACGAACCACCCGTTCATGCGCTCTCCCGGACAGGCGATCCCGTTGATCGCGGTCGAGACCGAGCCCGATGGCGTCTGTCTCATCACCGAGGACACGGAGGTCGAGCTGCGAGAGGAGCCCATCTCGGGCTACGAGAAGACCGGCTCGGGCATCACCTACGAGGACATCGGCGGCCTCCAGAGCGAGATCCAGCGCGTCCGCGAGATGGTCGAGCTGCCGATGAAACACCCCCAGATCTTCAAGAAGCTCGGCATCGAGCCGCCCCAGGGGGTCCTGCTCCACGGCCCGCCGGGCACCGGTAAGACGCTGCTGGCGAAGGCGGTCGCCAACGAGACGAGCGCGAGCTTCTTCTCGATCGCGGGCCCCGAGATCATTTCGAAGTACTACGGGGAGTCAGAACAACAGCTCCGCGAGATCTTCGAGGACGCCAGCGAGGAGTCGCCCTCGATCATCTTCATCGACGAGCTCGATTCCATCGCGCCCAAACGCGAGGACGTCACCGGCGAGGTCGAGCGCCGGGTGGTCGCCCAGCTGCTGACGATGATGGACGGTCTCGAGTCCCGGGGCCAGGTGATCGTCATCGCGGCGACGAATCGCGTCGACAGCGTCGATCCCGCGCTCCGCCGGCCGGGCCGCTTCGATCGGGAGATCTCGATCGACGTGCCCGACGAAACGGGGCGCGAGGAGATCCTCCAGATCCACACCCGCGGGATGCCGCTGTCGGACGACGTGAGCCTCCCCGAACTCGCCGACGACACCCACGGCTTCGTCGGTGCGGACATCGAATCGCTGACGAAGGAGGCCGCGATGAAGGCCCTCAGGAGATACCTCCCCGAGATCGATCTCGACAAGGAGGACATCCCACCCGAGCTGATCGAGCGGATGATCGTCCGGCGCGACGACTTCCGCGGGGCGCTCAACGAGGTCGAACCGAGCGCGATGCGCGAGGTGCTCGTCGAGCTGCCGAAGATCTCCTGGAACGACATCGGCGGGCTCGAGGACGCGACCGAGGACATCAAAGAGAGCGTCGAGTGGCCGCTCACCAACCCCGGGCGCTTCGAGCGCATGGGGATCGACCCGCCGGCGGGCGTGTTGCTCTACGGTCCGCCCGGGACGGGCAAGACGCTAATGGCGAAGGCGGTCGCCAACGAGACCAACGCTAACTTCATCTCGATCCGCGGCCCTCAACTGTTGAGCAAGTGGGTGGGCGAATCGGAGAAGGCGATTCGCCAGACGTTCAGGAAGGCCCGTCAGGTCTCGCCGACGGTGATCTTCTTCGACGAGCTCGACAGCCTCGCGCCCTCGCGCGGCGGGGAGGTCGGAAGCAACGTCTCCGAGCGTGTCGTCAACCAGCTGTTGACCGAGCTCGACGGGCTCGAGGAGATGCAGAACGTGATGGTGATCGCCGCGACTAATAGACCGGATATGATCGATCCCGCGCTGATCCGTTCGGGCCGGTTCGACCGACTGGTGATGGTCGGCCAGCCCGACGAGGAGGGTCGTCGCGAGATCCTCCAGATCCACACCCGCGACATCCCGCTCGCGGCGGACGTGAGCCTTCGCGAACTCGCCGAGATCACCGACGGCTACGTCGGCAGCGACCTCCAGAGCATCGCGCGCGAGGCGGCGATGGCCGCGCTGCGCGAGGACACCGACGCGGAGGTCGTCGAGATGCGCCACTTCCGCCAGGCGATGGACTCGGTCCGGCCGACGATCACCGAGGACATCCTCGACTACTACGAGCAGATCAAGGACGAGTTCACCGGCGGCACCGCGGAACCCGGCCGCGGCCGCCCCGAGAGCCGCATCGGGTTCCAGTAG
- the larC gene encoding nickel pincer cofactor biosynthesis protein LarC — translation MRTLALDGRTGASGDMLLGALLAAGADPAVLDPVEDALGIRYSITDTIRNGIGATAVDVLFDPEAMDHDHDDEHEHGHGSDGDGSGDRHAEGAGPHRSYREVVDLVESMGLAPDVESRAIEVFTILGEAEAAVHDESLESIHFHEVGADDAIADVVGAVALLSDLDPDRVVTTPLAVGGGETSMSHGSYPIPGPAVVEIAERADWSIRGGPVERELLTPTGAAILAGVAEGSETLPALRVDGSGYGAGDAEFPEHPNVLRAIVGESEELAREEISVLETNVDDVPPEVLGGLQETLADVGARDVSILPVTMKKSRPGHLVKVICRPEDAQRVARRLAEETGTLGVRANPGAHRWVASRRIETVTVEIDRVEYEVDVKVASDESNEVYDVSAEYDDAAAVAGETGRPIREIVRLAEAVWHDERM, via the coding sequence ATGCGCACGCTCGCGCTCGACGGCCGGACCGGTGCAAGCGGGGACATGCTGCTCGGCGCGCTGCTCGCCGCGGGCGCGGATCCCGCCGTGCTCGATCCGGTCGAGGACGCCCTCGGGATACGGTACTCGATCACCGATACGATCAGAAACGGGATCGGCGCGACCGCCGTCGACGTGTTGTTCGATCCGGAGGCGATGGATCACGATCACGACGACGAACACGAGCACGGTCACGGCTCCGATGGCGACGGGTCCGGGGATCGACACGCCGAGGGCGCGGGGCCGCACCGTTCCTACCGGGAGGTCGTCGACCTCGTCGAGTCGATGGGACTCGCTCCCGACGTCGAGTCGAGGGCGATCGAGGTCTTCACGATCCTCGGGGAGGCCGAGGCCGCGGTCCACGATGAGTCGCTCGAGTCGATCCACTTCCACGAGGTCGGCGCGGACGACGCCATCGCGGACGTCGTCGGCGCGGTCGCGCTGCTCTCCGACCTCGATCCCGATCGAGTGGTGACGACGCCCCTCGCGGTCGGCGGCGGCGAGACGTCGATGAGCCACGGCAGCTACCCGATCCCGGGTCCCGCCGTCGTCGAGATCGCCGAACGCGCCGACTGGTCGATCCGGGGCGGCCCCGTGGAGCGCGAACTGCTGACCCCGACGGGCGCGGCGATCCTCGCGGGCGTCGCCGAGGGAAGCGAGACGCTTCCCGCGCTCCGCGTCGACGGGTCGGGCTACGGCGCGGGCGACGCGGAGTTTCCCGAACATCCGAACGTGCTGCGAGCGATCGTCGGCGAGAGCGAGGAGTTGGCTCGCGAGGAGATCAGCGTTCTGGAGACGAACGTCGACGACGTCCCCCCGGAAGTCCTGGGGGGGCTGCAGGAGACGCTCGCGGACGTGGGCGCGCGCGACGTCTCGATCCTGCCTGTGACGATGAAGAAGTCGCGACCGGGCCACCTCGTGAAGGTGATCTGTCGGCCCGAGGACGCCCAACGTGTCGCACGTCGACTCGCCGAGGAGACCGGAACGCTGGGAGTGCGTGCGAATCCGGGTGCACACCGCTGGGTCGCAAGCCGGCGTATCGAGACGGTCACCGTCGAGATCGACCGCGTCGAGTACGAGGTGGACGTGAAGGTCGCGAGCGACGAGTCGAACGAGGTCTACGACGTCAGCGCGGAGTACGACGACGCGGCCGCCGTCGCCGGCGAGACCGGCCGTCCGATCCGCGAGATCGTGCGCCTCGCCGAGGCGGTGTGGCACGACGAGCGCATGTGA
- the radB gene encoding DNA repair and recombination protein RadB, with protein sequence MNDAIPVGCEPLDELLGGGVERGTVTQVYGPPAAGKTNVALCAAVECAAAGERVVYVDTEGISVDRFEQLLRARADGDDLETLSGRIIVSEAHTFDEQEEAVRDVEELASEVSLVVLDSATGFYRLQRTEDEREGDALRSVARQITHLLSLARKHNLAVLITNQVFTDPDADRVRALGGNTLEHWTGTVLRIDRFRGGNRRATLEKHRSKPAGETVQFRIVDEGLEAVDEMAP encoded by the coding sequence GTGAACGACGCGATCCCGGTGGGGTGTGAGCCGCTCGACGAACTGCTCGGCGGCGGCGTCGAGCGCGGCACCGTCACGCAGGTCTACGGCCCGCCCGCCGCGGGCAAGACGAACGTCGCGCTCTGTGCCGCCGTCGAGTGCGCCGCCGCCGGCGAGCGGGTCGTCTACGTCGACACCGAGGGCATCTCCGTCGACCGGTTCGAGCAGCTCCTCCGGGCGCGTGCCGACGGGGACGACCTCGAGACGCTATCGGGTCGGATCATCGTGAGCGAGGCCCACACGTTCGACGAACAGGAGGAGGCCGTCCGTGACGTCGAGGAGCTCGCGAGCGAGGTCTCGCTGGTCGTGCTCGACAGCGCGACGGGCTTCTACCGGCTCCAGCGCACCGAGGACGAGCGCGAGGGCGACGCGCTTCGTTCCGTCGCTCGTCAGATAACCCACCTGCTCTCGCTCGCACGAAAGCACAACCTCGCGGTGCTGATCACGAACCAGGTGTTCACCGACCCCGACGCCGACCGGGTGCGCGCGCTGGGGGGCAACACGCTCGAACACTGGACCGGGACCGTGCTGCGGATCGACCGGTTCCGCGGCGGGAACCGCCGTGCGACCCTCGAGAAACACCGTTCGAAGCCCGCGGGCGAGACCGTCCAGTTCCGCATCGTCGACGAGGGCCTCGAGGCGGTCGACGAGATGGCGCCGTAG
- a CDS encoding 30S ribosomal protein S24e: protein MDIEVLSQEENPMLHRTDVTFEITHDEATPSRLSVRDSLAAKLNKDAEEVVIREMNTKFGMRTTVGYAKVYESPGFARDVEQEHMLKRNKISADDADSAEEGEEA from the coding sequence ATGGACATCGAAGTACTTTCGCAGGAGGAGAACCCGATGCTGCATCGAACGGACGTGACGTTCGAGATCACCCACGACGAGGCGACGCCCTCGCGGCTCTCCGTGCGCGACAGCCTCGCGGCGAAGCTCAACAAGGACGCGGAGGAGGTCGTCATCCGCGAGATGAACACGAAGTTCGGCATGCGGACGACCGTCGGCTACGCGAAGGTCTACGAGAGCCCCGGCTTCGCGCGCGACGTCGAGCAGGAACACATGCTCAAGCGCAACAAGATCAGCGCCGACGACGCCGACTCCGCCGAGGAGGGCGAGGAGGCGTAG
- a CDS encoding 30S ribosomal protein S27ae, which translates to MARYELYDEDGSTQREHCPRCGDSFLGDYGDRMHCGRCSYTEWQ; encoded by the coding sequence ATGGCCCGCTACGAGCTCTACGATGAGGACGGTTCGACGCAGCGCGAGCACTGTCCCCGGTGTGGCGACTCGTTCCTCGGCGACTACGGTGACCGCATGCACTGCGGTCGCTGTAGCTACACCGAGTGGCAGTAA
- a CDS encoding bifunctional N(6)-L-threonylcarbamoyladenine synthase/serine/threonine protein kinase — protein sequence MRVLGIEGTAWAASAAYFDPGSNDVLIESDPYVPESGGIHPREAAEHMSEAIPRVVERVLGQVDRGEIDAVAFSRGPGLGPCLRIVGTAARTLAQTLDVPLVGVNHMVAHLEIGRHRSGFANPVCLNASGANAHVLGYHDGRYRVLGETMDTGVGNALDKFARHLDWSHPGGPKVEEAARDGEYLDLPYVVKGMDFSFSGLMSAAKGAVDSGERVEDVCFSLQENVFAMLTEVAERALSLTGNDELVLGGGVGQNARLRGMLETMCEARGAEFYAPEPRFLRDNAGMIAMLGSEMANAGDTLAIEESSVDSDFRPDQVAVGWRGEESVSRRPEGDTETDATAVIGAEATAVIGAEATVEIGADRVRKRRRPKAYRHPDLDARLRRERTAREARLTSLARRAGVPTPVVYDVDRREGALTLERVGESDLLAALVPERVRTVGAHLARMHQAGFVHGDPTPRNVRIGSGRTYAIDFGLGYHTDHLEDYAMDLHVFERSLAGTAEDADACREAFEAGYREAGDPAVLERLREIEGRGRYR from the coding sequence ATGCGCGTTCTCGGCATCGAGGGCACGGCGTGGGCGGCGAGCGCGGCGTACTTCGATCCCGGGAGCAACGACGTTCTCATCGAGTCCGATCCCTACGTGCCCGAGAGCGGCGGCATTCACCCACGCGAGGCCGCGGAACACATGTCGGAGGCGATCCCACGCGTCGTCGAGCGCGTGCTCGGACAGGTGGATCGCGGGGAGATCGACGCGGTCGCGTTCTCGCGCGGGCCGGGGCTCGGTCCCTGTCTTCGGATCGTCGGCACCGCCGCGCGCACGCTCGCCCAGACGCTCGACGTTCCGTTGGTGGGCGTGAATCACATGGTCGCCCACCTCGAGATCGGCCGGCACCGATCCGGATTCGCGAACCCGGTCTGTCTGAACGCCAGCGGCGCGAACGCTCACGTTCTGGGCTATCACGACGGCCGGTATCGAGTGCTCGGCGAGACGATGGACACCGGCGTGGGAAACGCGCTCGATAAGTTCGCCCGCCACCTCGACTGGTCGCACCCCGGCGGCCCGAAGGTCGAGGAGGCCGCCCGCGACGGCGAGTACCTCGACCTGCCCTACGTCGTCAAGGGGATGGACTTCTCCTTCTCGGGACTGATGAGCGCCGCGAAGGGGGCGGTCGATTCCGGCGAGCGAGTCGAGGACGTCTGTTTCTCGCTGCAGGAGAACGTCTTCGCGATGCTGACGGAGGTCGCCGAACGCGCGCTGTCGCTCACCGGAAACGACGAGCTCGTCCTCGGGGGCGGGGTGGGACAGAACGCCCGCCTGCGGGGCATGCTCGAGACGATGTGCGAGGCCCGCGGCGCCGAGTTCTACGCTCCCGAGCCCCGATTCCTCCGGGACAACGCGGGAATGATCGCGATGCTGGGATCCGAGATGGCGAACGCGGGGGACACCCTCGCGATCGAAGAGTCGAGCGTCGACTCCGACTTCCGACCGGACCAGGTCGCGGTGGGCTGGCGCGGCGAGGAGTCCGTCTCGCGGCGCCCGGAGGGCGATACCGAGACGGATGCGACGGCGGTGATCGGCGCGGAGGCGACGGCGGTGATCGGTGCGGAGGCGACGGTGGAGATCGGCGCCGATCGGGTTCGAAAGCGCCGCCGTCCGAAGGCGTATCGCCACCCCGACCTCGACGCCCGCCTGCGTCGCGAGCGAACCGCGAGGGAGGCGCGGCTCACCAGTCTCGCCCGCCGAGCAGGCGTCCCGACGCCGGTGGTGTACGACGTCGACCGCCGCGAGGGCGCTCTCACCCTCGAACGGGTGGGCGAGTCGGACCTCCTCGCGGCGCTCGTCCCCGAACGGGTGCGGACGGTCGGCGCCCATCTCGCCCGCATGCACCAGGCGGGGTTCGTCCACGGGGATCCGACGCCGCGAAACGTTCGCATCGGAAGCGGACGGACGTACGCGATCGACTTCGGGCTGGGCTATCACACCGACCACCTCGAGGACTACGCGATGGACCTCCACGTCTTCGAGCGGAGCCTCGCCGGCACGGCCGAGGACGCCGACGCCTGCCGGGAGGCGTTCGAGGCCGGCTACCGCGAAGCGGGCGATCCGGCGGTCCTCGAACGCCTGCGCGAGATCGAGGGACGCGGTCGATACCGGTAA